The Symphalangus syndactylus isolate Jambi chromosome 11, NHGRI_mSymSyn1-v2.1_pri, whole genome shotgun sequence genome contains a region encoding:
- the DDX28 gene encoding probable ATP-dependent RNA helicase DDX28 translates to MALTRPVRLFSLVARLLLTPRRGLTVRSPDEPLPVVRIPVALQRQLEQRQSRRRNLPRPVLVRPGPLLVSARRPELNQPARLTLGRWERAPLASQGWKSRLARRDHFSIERAQQEAPAVRKLSSKGSFADLGLEPRVLHALQEAAPEVVQPTTVQSSTIPPLLRGRHVLCAAETGSGKTLSYLLPLLQRLLGQPSLDSLRIPAPRGLVLVPSRELAQQVRAVAQPLGRSLGLLVRDLEGGHGMRRIRLQLSRQPSADVLVATPGALWKALKSRLISLEQLSFLVLDEADTLLDESFLELVDYILEKSHIAEGPADLEDPFNPKAQLVLVGATFPEGVGQLLNKVASPDAVTTITSSKLHCIMPHVKQTFLRLKGADKVAELVHILKHHDRAERTGPSGTVLVFCNSSSTVNWLGYILDDHKIQHLRLQGQMPALMRVGIFQSFQKSSRDILLCTDIASRGLDSTGVELVINYDFPPTLQDYIHRAGRVGRVGSEVPGTVISFVTHPWDVSLVQKIELAARRRRSLPGLASSVKEPLPQQPDFDKFD, encoded by the coding sequence ATGGCTCTAACGCGGCCGGTGCGGCTCTTTTCTCTCGTGGCTCGGTTGCTCCTGACGCCCCGACGAGGCCTCACGGTCCGCAGTCCCGACGAACCCCTGCCGGTGGTGCGCATCCCAGTGGCTCTACAGCGGCAGTTGGAACAGCGGCAGAGCAGGCGTCGGAACCTCCCGAGGCCGGTGCTGGTTCGACCCGGACCGCTGCTGGTTTCGGCGCGGCGGCCGGAGTTGAACCAGCCGGCGCGCCTCACACTGGGCCGTTGGGAGCGCGCGCCGCTAGCCTCTCAAGGCTGGAAGAGTCGACTCGCGCGTCGGGACCACTTCTCCATCGAGCGCGCGCAACAGGAGGCGCCAGCGGTGCGAAAGCTGTCGTCTAAGGGTAGCTTTGCTGATCTGGGCCTGGAGCCCCGTGTGCTGCACGCACTACAGGAGGCTGCGCCTGAAGTCGTTCAGCCCACAACCGTGCAGTCTAGCACCATCCCTCCACTACTTCGCGGCCGCCACGTCCTTTGCGCCGCAGAAACCGGCAGTGGCAAGACTCTCAGCTACCTCCTGCCGCTGCTTCAACGGCTCTTGGGCCAGCCAAGCCTGGACTCCCTTCGTATCCCCGCGCCCCGAGGCCTGGTCCTTGTTCCTTCCCGAGAATTGGCCCAACAGGTGCGGGCTGTGGCCCAACCCTTGGGCCGCTCTTTGGGCCTGCTGGTGCGGGACCTGGAGGGAGGCCACGGCATGCGTAGGATCAGGCTGCAACTGTCCAGACAACCTTCAGCAGATGTGCTTGTGGCCACTCCAGGGGCTCTGTGGAAGGCCCTGAAAAGTCGACTGATCAGTCTGGAGCAACTCTCCTTCTTGGTGTTGGATGAGGCAGACACACTGCTGGATGAAAGCTTCCTGGAACTGGTGGACTACATCTTAGAGAAGAGCCACATAGCAGAAGGCCCAGCTGACTTGGAAGACCCTTTCAATCCCAAAGCTCAGTTAGTGCTGGTAGGAGCCACATTTCCCGAAGGTGTAGGCCAGTTGCTGAATAAAGTCGCCAGCCCAGATGctgtcaccaccatcaccagcTCCAAGCTCCACTGTATCATGCCTCATGTGAAACAGACATTTCTGAGACTGAAGGGAGCAGATAAGGTGGCCGAGCTGGTGCACATCCTCAAGCATCATGACAGAGCAGAAAGGACTGGCCCCTCAGGAACTGTTCTGGTGTTCTGTAATAGCTCCAGCACTGTGAACTGGCTGGGTTATATTCTGGATGACCACAAAATCCAACATCTAAGGTTGCAGGGGCAAATGCCAGCCTTGATGAGAGTAGGAATCTTCCAGTCCTTCCAGAAGAGCTCCCGAGACATACTTCTCTGCACAGACATAGCCTCTCGGGGCCTGGACAGCACTGGTGTGGAGCTGGTTATCAATTACGATTTCCCCCCAACGCTGCAAGATTACATCCACAGAGCAGGGAGAGTGGGCCGTGTGGGGAGCGAGGTTCCAGGCACCGTCATCAGTTTTGTGACTCATCCCTGGGATGTGAGCCTGGTTCAGAAGATTGAGCTGGCGGCTCGCCGAAGGAGAAGTCTTCCAGGACTAGCATCCTCGGTGAAAGAGCCTTTGCCGCAGCAGCCTGATTTTGACAAATTTGATTAA